One Fulvia fulva chromosome 8, complete sequence DNA window includes the following coding sequences:
- a CDS encoding MFS transporter cpaT, with translation MSVTIGFTVAITSNFATAFSELYAFSTWQSGLCFTASLIGSGFGIFFNGRFSERVADYFTKRNSGIREPEFRLPAISIGLVTAPLALILLGAEIEQSWHWVVPTVGLGWGC, from the coding sequence ATGTCCGTAACCATCGGCTTCACCGTCGCCATCACCTCCAACTTCGCCACCGCCTTCTCAGAGCTCTACGCCTTCTCCACCTGGCAATCGGGCCTCTGCTTCACTGCCAGCCTGATCGGCTCAGGTTTCGGGATCTTCTTTAATGGGCGCTTCTCCGAGCGGGTTGCGGATTACTTCACCAAAAGGAATAGCGGGATCAGGGAGCCTGAGTTCAGACTTCCCGCGATTAGCATAGGATTAGTTACTGCGCCGTTGGCGCTGATTCTGCTCGGGGCAGAGATTGAGCAGAGCTGGCATTGGGTCGTGCCGACTGTGGGGTTGGGTTGGGGCTGCTGA
- a CDS encoding Transcription factor PfmaH, which produces MASLLDGNGSDPPATPSAAGNGANPFVCNVCQKTYGRIDHLARHFRSHTTEKPFKCLECGKTFARACGDLLKRHATLHTSTETSGKKRKIRASQACTQCATIKRCKTKGLECRVDSGSGHAVAQAEDHVSPTGSYGAHSDSRSYLADSRQSAGYVPTPPRSHGVTPMQQPSVPSVGQPEQMLEDPSLTDFLHNVLHPGQSAHTPNHPHPRTETTWNGNSVPRDLMDFSQDLSMDFNDLDTVLAGSWDGWLDPALMPSNMDKPTTTSDMSTPSIDDSINLGSQAYSRSAWKWVPNKERGDNDNALTSVLVDGHRNRTAPRPQQPALTQPLHRSDRDRIVALLLSGVLDIFLDDSLLTMEHSIDSWIHVPTFQPAHVIPELLTLVIAQGAVLSTSSHAQKFGYALQEKGRLSLPDMFERDHSMTRSLQALQAYATCLHVGTWSGNKRTMELAECAAMPPVTMIRRSGGFRRSRGTASGPSREDTGAALQQKWRNWIEAESFKRLAYHVFLYSVQVSSGFQTPPLSSYAEIRLELPAPQALWRARTAEEWRDQYFAHGLGAPLPTFVSRMSGPQTMGSARGKIDLELSLYLVLMTPPTKAQTSGQMQWAGTMLASSKREELRRLLDSFYVVIEQWNVFVPKEVHMFSQLLRMNLCVAFEDLQLLAGKEGEDEARRVYPSLKQWYRSPECREAMWHAGQVVRAARRPAGRSPNAAHSPTPDVPWLRDFNAVAPYHAELALWAYGLLSRAIYLEQNYSSVQHGHPTHHTPVLDYDGAPVRIDGDDEELSAIERHRFIAMNKGRAVISAIPPWSEEAKARVPGHGQSASSIIGVVAARGPAQEPAHGRPDTVPLDDPKIVMEVVMHALTPSSQPPMSTARQSTPVAGPQRPAMVENLIQLMRDLGEAASAV; this is translated from the exons ATGGCCAGCCTCCTCGATGGCAATGGCAGTGATCCTCCTGCGACGCCCTCAGCAGCGGGAAACGGCGCGAATCCTTTCGTCTGTAATGTTTGCCAGAAGACGTATGGTCGCATCGACCACCTGGCGCGACATTTCCGGAGCC ATACCACTGAGAAGCCGTTCAAGTGCCTGGAATGTGGCAAGACATTCGCGAGAGC GTGCGGGGACCTTCTGAAGCGGCATGCGACTCTTCATACAAGCACCGAGACCTCAGGCAAGAAGCGGAAGATTCGAGCGTCACAAGCTTGCACGCAGTGTGCCACTATCAAA CGATGCAAGACCAAAGGCCTCGAGTGTCGCGTGGACTCTGGCTCGGGACATGCGGTCGCTCAAGCCGAAGATCACGTCTCTCCCACGGGGTCCTATGGAGCGCACTCAGATTCTCGCTCGTACCTGGCCGATAGCAGACAGAGTGCAGGCTACGTACCGACGCCGCCTAGATCTCACGGCGTGACACCCATGCAGCAACCATCAGTGCCAAGCGTTGGCCAACCCGAGCAGATGCTGGAGGACCCTTCACTGACAGATTTCTTGCACAATGTGCTTCACCCTGGACAGTCTGCACACACGCCGAACCATCCTCATCCTCGGACGGAGACGACATGGAACGGGAATTCCGTGCCCCGCGATCTGATGGACTTCAGTCAGGACCTGAGCATGGACTTCAACGATCTGGATACCGTGCTTGCTGGGAGCTGGGACGGCTGGCTGGACCCGGCGCTCATGCCGTCAAACATGGACAAGCCCACCACCACTTCAGATATGAGCACACCTTCTATCGATGATAGTATAAACCTCGGATCACAAGCGTACAGTCGATCGGCCTGGAAGTGGGTACCGAACAAGGAACGGGGCGACAACGATAATGCTTTGACTTCTGTTCTTGTGGACGGCCACCGGAATCGAACAGCGCCACGCCCTCAACAACCAGCTCTTACACAGCCTCTGCATCGTTCAGATAGGGACAGGATAGTGGCGCTGCTACTCTCAGG AGTTTTGGACATCTTCCTAGACGACTCGCTCTTGACGATGGAGCACAGCATCGACAGTTGGATCCATGTTCCAACTTTCCAGCCCGCACACGTCATACCGGAGCTACTCACCCTGGTGATCGCCCAAGGTGCTGTGCTTAGCACGTCGAGTCACGCCCAGAAGTTCGGATACGCCCTTCAAGAGAAGGGACGCCTGTCCTTGCCTGACATGTTTGAGCGGGATCACAGCATGACGCGCAGTCTCCAAGCACTCCAAGCCTATGCAACCTGTCTCCACGTAGGCACATGGAGCGGCAACAAGCGCACTATGGAACTAGCAGAGTGTGCCGCGATGCCTCCTGTAACCATGATTCGCCGTTCTGGCGGCTTTCGTAGATCTCGAGGGACTGCGTCGGGCCCTTCTCGAGAAGATACTGGTGCAGCCCTGCAGCAGAAGTGGCGCAATTGGATCGAAGCCGAGTCTTTCAAACGTCTGGCATATCACGTCTTTCTGTACAGCGTGCAGGTTTCGAGTGGCTTCCAGACACCACCGCTATCATCATACGCCGAAATCAGGCTGGAGCTTCCAGCACCTCAAGCACTCTGGCGGGCGCGGACGGCGGAGGAATGGCGCGATCAGTACTTCGCTCATGGTCTGGGAGCACCACTACCGACTTTTGTCTCAAGAATGTCCGGTCCGCAAACTATGGGCAGCGCGCGTGGCAAGATCGACCTCGAGCTCTCGCTTTACCTCGTCCTAATGA CTCCGCCAACAAAGGCGCAGACTTCAGGGCAGATGCAATGGGCTGGCACAATGTTGGCATCTTCCAAGCGTGAGGAGCTACGGCGTCTACTAGACTCGTTCTACGTCGTGATCGAGCAGTGGAACGTCTTCGTGCCAAAGGAAGTCCACATGTTCTCGCAGCTTTTACGCATGAACTTATGCGTTGCGTTCGAAGATCTGCAATTGCTCGCAGGCAAGGAAGGCGAGGATGAGGCGCGGAGAGTGTATCCTTCGCTAAAGCAGTGGTATCGATCTCCGGAGTGTCGAGAGGCGATGTGGCATGCGGGTCAGGTGGTGCGAGCTGCACGTCGGCCCGCTGGACGAAGCCCAAACGCAGCTCACTCGCCTACGCCAGACGTACCTTGGCTGCGCGACTTCAACGCTGTGGCGCCGTATCACGCCGAGCTAGCACTCTGGGCATATGGCCTACTATCCAGAGCGATCTACCTCGAGCAAAACTACAGCAGCGTGCAACACGGACATCCCACACACCACACGCCTGTTCTCGACTACGACGGTGCACCAGTTCGAATCGATGGCGACGACGAAGAGCTCTCTGCGATTGAACGACACCGTTTCATCGCAATGAATAAAGGTCGAGCTGTGATTTCGGCTATCCCGCCATGGTCGGAGGAGGCCAAAGCGAGAGTTCCTGGTCATGGGCAGAGTGCTTCGTCCATCATTGGCGTTGTGGCTGCGCGTGGGCCTGCTCAGGAGCCTGCGCATGGGAGACCGGATACTGTGCCGTTGGATGATCCAAAGATCGTTATGGAAGTGGTGATGCATGCGCTTACGCCGTCCAGTCAGCCGCCGATGTCGACTGCGCGGCAGAGTACACCAGTGGCCGGACCACAGAGGCCAGCAATGGTCGAAAACCTCATACAGCTGATGCGTGATCTTGGAGAGGCTGCATCCGCTGTCTGA
- a CDS encoding FAD-dependent monooxygenase atnJ, with product MKNTHAADSGANGTNPSNGSLGPHDNGVTTGLQGLGKEQPLTILIVGAGIGGLTAGIALRQAGHIVKIFESSGFASETGAAIHLPPNTNGIMRRLGIIAQDFGSNPMCMMKESDGQGNVIRGMDMRKMNKIWQHAWLLAHRIHLHDALKRMAISEAGEGRPCELHTRSRVQNVDEVNGVITFEHGGTATGGVVIGADGVHSIARNSIDPDTKPFGSGKSAFRFLIPKETIKNDPITSHLVDEDGELKIWYEDDRRIVMYPTSNNTILNFVCIHPSSESDASRLALIGDAAHPFLPHQGQGAGAAIEDAASIAVVLPLGTTPSQVPARLSLYDTIRHERATKIQTISRIIGGDNLQKKKELDMFGFTNYNFGHDEFDHSAQKFREYQWSLVEKKYSRMPLAFGPMPGPRQDHYGNPRSGAYSTFTTASIQFKTSATLLRTLLPPGREGYKFSAPGTVAYASFSCTTLNNMAWLGGGGYNHIGLYIHGVEYTSPSSGETYKGAYMPILFENLVDPIVSGREELGMPKLYSSIDIARRSGSYHIRTGWQGVNWGTLSLTGLTEATTATPTSMTGSNDEGILVHRYIPAVGKEMKGEAEADYAVFDKFSDAVPQAKVTRTLIAKDAKFSIDGMSWDELPTLHHVIERLAELPVYEIVGAKVAEGTGVSDVSSAKPC from the exons ATGAAGAATACTCATGCTGCAGATTCGGGTGCGAATGGTACAAACCCCAGCAATGGCTCTCTCGGACCACACGACAATGGCGTTACAACTGGCCTACAGGGACTGGGCAAAGAACAGCCACTGACAATCTTGATTGTGGGTGCTGGAATAGGCGGCCTGACCGCAGGCATCGCACTCCGACAAGCTGGTCACATCGTCAAGATCTTCGAGTCATCAGGTTTCGCGTCAGAGACCGGCGCAGCGATACATTTGCCACCCAACACAAATGGCATAATGCGTCGATTGGGAATAATCGCCCAAGACTTCGGATCAAATCCAATGTGCATGATGAAAGAAAGTGACGGCCAAGGCAACGTGATCCGAGGCATGGACATGAGGAAGATGAACAAGATCTGGCAGCATGCTTGGCTCCTGGCTCATCGTATACACCTTCATGACGCTCTGAAGCGAATGGCCATCTCAGAGGCTGGTGAAGGCAGGCCATGCGAACTACACACTCGCAGCAGAGTGCAGAATGTTGACGAGGTCAATGGCGTGATCACGTTTGAGCATGGAGGGACAGCAACGGGAGGCGTGGTGATTGGTGCTGATGGCGTTCATTCCATCGCACGAAACAGCATTGACCCTGATACCAAGCCTTTTGGGTCTGGCAAAAGTGCTTTTCGATTTCTGATACCGAAAGAGACGATCAAGAACGACCCAATCACGTCTCACTTAGTCGACGAAGACGGTGAGCTCAAGATCTGGTATGAAGACGATCGCCGCATCGTGATGTATCCAACCTCGAACAACACTATCCTCAACTTCGTGTGTATCCACCCATCCTCCGAATCAGACGCGA GTCGCCTCGCCCTAATCGGTGACGCAGCCCACCCCTTCCTCCCTCACCAAGGTCAAGGCGCCGGCGCCGCAATCGAAGACGCCGCATCCATAGCAGTTGTTCTTCCCCTCGGCACCACTCCCTCCCAAGTACCCGCCCGCCTTTCCCTTTACGATACAATCCGTCACGAACGCGCCACCAAAATCCAGACCATCTCCCGCATCATCGGCGGCGACAATCTCCAGAAGAAGAAAGAACTGGACATGTTCGGATTCACCAACTACAACTTCGGCCACGACGAATTCGACCATTCCGCCCAGAAGTTCCGCGAGTATCAATGGTCTCTCGTCGAGAAGAAATACTCCCGCATGCCCCTCGCCTTCGGCCCCATGCCTGGTCCCCGTCAAGATCACTACGGTAATCCGCGAAGCGGCGCGTACTCGACTTTCACCACAGCTTCAATCCAGTTCAAGACTTCCGCCACCTTGCTTCGAACTCTCTTGCCACCCGGTCGAGAAGGGTATAAATTCTCCGCACCTGGGACCGTCGCCTACGCCTCCTTCTCCTGCACGACGCTCAACAATATGGCCTGGCTGGGCGGTGGTGGATACAACCACATCGGGCTTTACATTCACGGCGTTGAGTACACGTCACCGAGTAGTGGGGAAACGTACAAAGGCGCGTACATGCCTATCCTGTTTGAGAACCTTGTAGATCCGATCGTGAGTGGGAGGGAGGAGTTAGGAATGCCGAAGCTATACTCCTCGATCGATATCGCGCGGAGATCGGGATCGTACCATATCCGGACGGGGTGGCAAGGAGTCAACTGGGGGACTCTCTCCCTCACGGGTCTTACCGAAGCTACGACCGCCACTCCGACCTCGATGACTGGCTCCAACGACGAAGGGATTCTCGTGCATCGATATATCCCTGCTGTGGGGAAGGAGATGAAGGGAGAGGCAGAGGCGGATTATGCCGTTTTTGATAAATTTTCGGACGCTGTCCCGCAGGCGAAAGTCACGAGAACCTTGATCGCGAAGGATGCGAAATTCTCCATTGATGGGATGAGTTGGGACGAGCTGCCGACTTTACACCACGTCATTGAGAGGTTGGCGGAGTTGCCCGTGTACGAAATTGTGGGTGCGAAGGTCGCAGAAGGAACGGGCGTGAGCGATGTAAGCAGTGCGAAGCCTTGCTGA